Part of the Haematospirillum jordaniae genome is shown below.
GCGCAGAAGCGTACCATTGCCTATGCGCGTGTTTCCAGTCATGACCAGAAAGCGGACCTTGAACGCCAGAAAAAGATACTGGAACTATACTGTGCCCGGCAAGGCTGGACCCATGAGGTTATAGCCGACCTTGGGTCCGGAATGAATTACCGCAAGAAAGGTCTCAAACGTCTTCTGGAAGATATCATGGCGGGCCGGGTCGGACGCCTTGTCCTGACGCACAAGGACCGTCTTCTCCGCTTTGGTGCCGAGCTTGTGTTTGCGCTTTGTGAGGCCAGACAGGTGGAGGTTGTGATCCTCAACCAGGGTGAGGACACCACCTTCGAGGAAGATCTGGCGAAAGATGTCCTTGAGATCATCACCGTGTTCAGCGCCCGTCTGTATGGGGCACGGTCCCGGAAGAACCAGAGACTTCTGGAGGCTGTTGCAGAGGCGGTCAAGGATTCCCCGGCATGATAACAGCCCATCGTATCGCGCTTGATCCCAACAATGTGCAGGCCACATATCTGGCCCGCGCTGCCGGGACAGCCCGCTTTGCCTATAACTGGGCCCTGGCGGAGTGGGGGCGGCAGTATGCGGCATGGAAAGAGGACAACACCCTGCCAAAGCCCTCGCAGTACGCCCTGCGCAAGCAGCTCAATGCCGTCAAGCGGGAGCAGTTTCCGTGGATGCTGGAGGTTACGAAGAATGCCCCCCAGATGGCCATCATCCAGCTTGGAGAGGCCTTCAGGAACTTCTTCGCGGGCCGTGCCCGTTATCCGAAGTTCCGCAAGAAAGGTGT
Proteins encoded:
- a CDS encoding IS607 family transposase, with amino-acid sequence MDRYVSVGRAAALLGVSVSTLRRWEREGKLLPERTASGHRRYALSRLQSGHDGEAAAQKRTIAYARVSSHDQKADLERQKKILELYCARQGWTHEVIADLGSGMNYRKKGLKRLLEDIMAGRVGRLVLTHKDRLLRFGAELVFALCEARQVEVVILNQGEDTTFEEDLAKDVLEIITVFSARLYGARSRKNQRLLEAVAEAVKDSPA